The following are from one region of the Mesorhizobium sp. B2-8-5 genome:
- a CDS encoding divergent polysaccharide deacetylase family protein: MAEIGKDIERPLGQTLRPQRKASRGIGSGTLVAVLAVLAVIGVSGAIALREKPFRKPEEVAVSTPKVTAAPAPAAAAAPAPAPVAAATPQASTPMKSGGPQIIHVQTEEGDGPPKAAIVIRDPSTLGQNLKVAHIPDRALIEASDTGPLPMRSADGRRPFDVYARPWSGARGARVAIVIGGLAVSQTGTQAAIAKLPAEVTLAFAPQGNSIGRWMQAARQSGHEIVMQVPLEPFDYPNVNPGRNTLTVSASPDENLKSLHWALSRTTNYTGVMNYMGARFSTDASAMEPFMAELGKRGLAYIDDGSSARSAAPDLALKDGVPFVAGDMAIDAVQDRGEILKKLDSLEATARAKGSAVGIGSAFDITVDTVTSWIAEAKKRGIEIVPISAVAIDPQKG; encoded by the coding sequence TTGGCTGAGATCGGCAAGGACATCGAACGCCCGCTCGGACAGACGCTCCGGCCTCAGCGCAAGGCCTCGCGCGGCATCGGCTCCGGCACGCTCGTCGCTGTGCTGGCCGTGCTTGCCGTGATCGGGGTTTCCGGCGCTATCGCGCTGCGTGAAAAGCCGTTCCGCAAGCCGGAAGAAGTGGCTGTTTCGACGCCGAAGGTCACCGCTGCGCCTGCCCCTGCGGCGGCAGCGGCGCCCGCGCCGGCTCCGGTAGCCGCGGCGACGCCACAAGCCAGCACGCCGATGAAGAGCGGCGGCCCGCAGATCATCCACGTCCAGACCGAAGAGGGCGACGGCCCGCCGAAAGCGGCGATCGTGATTCGCGATCCGTCGACGCTCGGCCAGAACCTCAAGGTCGCCCATATTCCGGACAGGGCGCTGATCGAGGCCAGCGACACCGGTCCGCTGCCGATGCGCTCCGCCGACGGCAGGCGGCCCTTCGACGTCTATGCGCGACCTTGGTCGGGCGCGCGCGGGGCACGGGTGGCGATCGTCATCGGCGGACTCGCCGTCTCGCAGACCGGCACGCAAGCCGCGATCGCCAAGCTGCCGGCCGAGGTGACGCTGGCTTTCGCGCCGCAAGGCAACAGCATCGGCCGCTGGATGCAGGCGGCAAGGCAGAGCGGGCATGAAATCGTCATGCAGGTGCCGCTCGAGCCGTTCGATTATCCGAACGTCAATCCCGGCCGCAACACGCTGACGGTGTCGGCCAGCCCGGACGAGAACCTGAAGAGCCTGCACTGGGCGCTGTCGCGCACGACCAACTATACCGGGGTCATGAACTATATGGGCGCGCGCTTCTCGACCGACGCCTCGGCGATGGAACCGTTCATGGCCGAGCTCGGCAAGCGGGGGCTCGCCTATATCGACGACGGGTCGTCCGCCCGCAGCGCTGCGCCTGACCTTGCGCTCAAGGACGGCGTGCCGTTCGTTGCCGGCGACATGGCGATCGATGCCGTGCAGGACCGCGGCGAAATCCTCAAGAAGCTGGACAGCCTGGAAGCGACGGCGCGGGCCAAGGGCAGCGCCGTCGGCATCGGTTCGGCCTTCGATATCACCGTCGACACGGTGACGTCCTGGATTGCCGAGGCGAAGAAGCGCGGCATCGAGATCGTGCCGATCTCGGCGGTGGCGATCGATCCGCAAAAAGGCTAA
- a CDS encoding RNA pyrophosphohydrolase: MAKKIDLETLPYRPCVGLMILNGAGLVWVGHRIAEPDSEFAGTTQLWQMPQGGIDKGEEPIEAASRELYEETGMRNVSLLAEAPRWINYDLPEHLVGVAFKGRYRGQTQKWFAYRFEGDESEIEINPPLGGHTAEFDEWAWRPMRDLPELIVPFKRKVYEQVIAAFQHLVP; encoded by the coding sequence ATGGCCAAGAAGATCGATCTTGAAACGCTGCCTTACCGTCCGTGCGTCGGGCTGATGATCCTCAACGGAGCAGGCCTGGTCTGGGTCGGGCACCGCATCGCCGAACCGGACAGCGAGTTCGCCGGCACGACGCAACTCTGGCAGATGCCGCAAGGCGGCATCGACAAGGGCGAAGAGCCGATCGAGGCCGCGAGCCGCGAGCTCTATGAGGAAACCGGCATGCGCAACGTGTCGCTGCTGGCCGAGGCGCCGCGCTGGATCAATTACGACCTGCCGGAGCATCTGGTCGGCGTCGCCTTCAAGGGCCGCTATCGCGGCCAGACGCAGAAATGGTTCGCCTATCGCTTCGAGGGCGACGAAAGCGAGATCGAGATCAATCCGCCGCTCGGCGGCCATACCGCCGAATTCGACGAATGGGCCTGGCGGCCGATGCGGGATCTGCCGGAGCTGATCGTGCCGTTCAAGCGCAAGGTCTATGAGCAGGTCATCGCAGCGTTCCAGCATCTCGTCCCCTGA
- the alr gene encoding alanine racemase, whose protein sequence is MNDDTGRGFPAHDASSGSTVSEAAAGAILTIDLGAIRENYRRLKLRLDGVRCAGVLKADGYGLGAAQVASALAKEGCDIFFVALLGEGIALRKAIGPGPDIFVLNGLPPGSAPEAAAARLWPVINSAMQLKAWREIARGMGQSLPAAIQVDSGMARLGMAPAEIEAVVGEAGAFDGVDIRFVMSHLARADEPQQAANEKQRREFELLRKMLPAAPASLANSSGIFLGPAYHYDIARPGAALYGVNPTPNAPNPMLPVIGLQAKVAQTRQVGAGAGIGYGHTQQAEGPLRLATISLGYGDGWHRRAASAAWFEGVRLPFIGRVSMDSIVLDISALPAGRLREGELVELIGPSQSVDDAAGHAGTIGYEILTSLGARFHRRYLGA, encoded by the coding sequence ATGAACGACGACACCGGACGCGGGTTTCCGGCACATGATGCAAGCAGCGGTTCGACGGTGAGCGAGGCGGCCGCCGGCGCGATCCTGACGATCGACCTCGGGGCCATCCGGGAAAACTACCGCCGGCTAAAGCTGCGACTCGACGGCGTCCGCTGCGCCGGCGTGCTCAAGGCCGACGGCTACGGGCTTGGCGCCGCGCAAGTGGCATCGGCGCTGGCGAAGGAGGGCTGCGACATCTTCTTCGTCGCGCTGCTCGGCGAGGGCATCGCGCTGCGCAAGGCGATCGGGCCCGGGCCCGACATCTTCGTGCTGAACGGGCTGCCTCCGGGTTCTGCACCGGAAGCCGCGGCGGCTCGGCTTTGGCCGGTCATCAACAGCGCCATGCAACTGAAGGCCTGGCGCGAGATCGCGCGAGGCATGGGCCAAAGCCTGCCTGCCGCGATCCAGGTCGACAGCGGCATGGCCCGGCTCGGCATGGCGCCGGCGGAAATCGAGGCGGTCGTGGGCGAGGCCGGCGCCTTCGACGGCGTCGACATCCGTTTCGTGATGAGCCATCTCGCCCGCGCCGACGAGCCGCAACAGGCGGCGAACGAGAAGCAGCGACGCGAATTCGAATTGCTGCGCAAGATGCTGCCCGCGGCGCCCGCCTCCCTGGCCAACTCGTCCGGCATCTTTCTCGGACCGGCCTACCACTACGACATTGCCCGCCCGGGAGCCGCGCTCTACGGCGTCAATCCGACGCCCAACGCACCCAACCCGATGCTGCCGGTGATAGGGCTGCAAGCCAAGGTGGCGCAGACGCGGCAGGTCGGCGCGGGCGCGGGCATCGGCTATGGCCACACCCAGCAAGCCGAGGGGCCGCTCAGGCTGGCGACCATTTCGCTGGGCTATGGCGACGGCTGGCACCGGCGCGCCGCTTCGGCCGCCTGGTTCGAGGGCGTGCGGTTGCCGTTCATCGGGCGCGTGTCGATGGACTCGATCGTCCTCGACATTTCGGCGCTTCCGGCCGGCCGGCTCAGGGAAGGTGAGCTCGTCGAGCTCATCGGTCCCTCGCAAAGCGTCGACGACGCGGCCGGCCACGCCGGCACAATCGGCTACGAGATATTGACCAGCCTGGGTGCGCGCTTTCACCGCCGCTACCTAGGAGCTTGA
- the rnk gene encoding nucleoside diphosphate kinase regulator: MPTATQSRSTILVSAAEHDRLSSLARAFLNRTPDMAEDLLAEMDSARVATEAAMPADVVRMGSTVTLQDPEGSLQTVTVVYPAEADIAERRISVLTPLGTALIGARAGRTVSWRSRDSRVLSATIDAVEQTRRAP; the protein is encoded by the coding sequence ATGCCCACAGCAACGCAATCGCGTTCCACCATCCTTGTCAGCGCGGCGGAACACGACCGGCTGAGCAGTCTCGCCAGGGCCTTTCTCAACCGCACGCCCGATATGGCCGAGGACCTGCTTGCCGAGATGGACAGCGCCCGGGTCGCCACCGAGGCGGCAATGCCCGCCGACGTGGTGCGGATGGGCTCGACGGTGACGCTTCAGGATCCGGAAGGAAGCCTTCAGACGGTGACGGTGGTCTATCCGGCGGAGGCCGATATCGCCGAAAGACGCATATCGGTGCTGACGCCGCTTGGAACCGCGCTGATCGGCGCGCGCGCCGGCCGCACGGTCTCCTGGCGGAGCCGCGACAGCCGGGTTCTCTCGGCAACGATCGACGCCGTCGAACAGACGCGGAGGGCGCCATGA
- a CDS encoding nucleoside-diphosphate kinase, translating into MTRAVYRLTAKDFAVIEAMLMRRRAFADPIAPLLERKLAESRVIATGAVDPDLATLNSRVIFRVGGGLLQTRTLVQAEASAPVGSGLPVATWRGLCLLGMKAGQSALAERPDGPAEEILLEDVAYQPEAARRAAQDRAAERPRHGLKLVHSASAGDWPLGGRGKIRQTEGDDPGPSAA; encoded by the coding sequence ATGACCAGGGCTGTCTACCGGCTGACGGCCAAGGACTTCGCGGTGATCGAGGCGATGCTGATGCGCCGCCGCGCGTTTGCCGATCCGATCGCGCCGTTGCTCGAACGCAAGCTCGCTGAAAGCCGCGTCATTGCGACAGGAGCCGTCGATCCCGACCTTGCCACGCTCAACAGCCGGGTGATCTTCCGCGTTGGCGGCGGTTTACTTCAGACGCGGACGCTGGTGCAGGCCGAAGCATCCGCTCCCGTCGGCTCCGGCCTGCCGGTCGCCACGTGGCGCGGCCTTTGCCTGCTTGGCATGAAAGCGGGCCAATCCGCGCTGGCCGAGCGGCCCGACGGCCCTGCCGAGGAGATCCTTCTCGAGGATGTGGCCTATCAGCCGGAGGCCGCGCGGCGAGCGGCGCAGGATCGCGCCGCCGAGCGACCTCGCCACGGCCTCAAGCTGGTCCACAGCGCATCCGCCGGTGACTGGCCCCTTGGCGGGCGCGGCAAAATCCGGCAGACAGAAGGGGACGATCCGGGCCCTTCCGCGGCATGA
- a CDS encoding D-amino acid dehydrogenase translates to MTGPLAGAAKSGRQKGTIRALPRHDRPLREHGMKVIVLGGGVIGVTTAYFLAEAGHEVTVYDRQPGPALETSFANAGEVSPGYASPWAGPGIPVKAVKWLLMKYGPLVVRPAFDPNMWTWLLKMLRNCTAERYALNKSRMVPLAEYSRDTLKALREATGITYDERSKGTLQLFRKQKQLDGTGGDVEVLKKYGVPYEILDRDGCTAAEPALAAVRDKFVGGLRLPGDETGDCKMFTDKLAELCVARGVTFEYGSTIRRIVRNRNRLTNVLTDRGWRSADAFVMAMGSYSAQFMRSLGRPIPVYPVKGYSITVPISNAEAAPVSTVMDETYKVAITRLGDRIRVGGTAEISGYDLRLQESRRRTLEHSVGDLFPGSGDLKAASFWCGLRPMTPDGPPLIGQSEVANLFLNTGHGTLGWTMACGSAKVLADIMSNRVPEINARDLSPERYLKPI, encoded by the coding sequence GTGACTGGCCCCTTGGCGGGCGCGGCAAAATCCGGCAGACAGAAGGGGACGATCCGGGCCCTTCCGCGGCATGATCGGCCTTTGAGGGAGCATGGAATGAAAGTCATCGTGCTGGGCGGCGGCGTGATCGGAGTCACCACCGCCTACTTCCTCGCCGAGGCCGGTCATGAAGTGACCGTCTACGATCGCCAGCCGGGGCCGGCGCTCGAAACCAGCTTCGCCAATGCCGGCGAAGTATCGCCGGGCTATGCCTCGCCCTGGGCCGGGCCCGGCATCCCGGTCAAAGCCGTCAAATGGCTGTTGATGAAATACGGACCGCTGGTGGTGCGGCCGGCCTTCGACCCGAATATGTGGACGTGGCTCCTCAAGATGCTGCGCAACTGCACGGCCGAGCGCTACGCGCTCAACAAGTCGCGCATGGTGCCGCTTGCCGAATACAGCCGCGACACGCTGAAAGCGCTGCGCGAGGCGACCGGCATCACTTACGACGAACGCAGCAAAGGCACGCTGCAGCTCTTTCGCAAACAGAAGCAGCTCGACGGCACCGGCGGCGACGTCGAGGTGCTGAAGAAATATGGCGTGCCCTATGAAATCCTCGATCGCGACGGCTGTACCGCGGCCGAGCCGGCCCTTGCGGCGGTTCGCGATAAATTCGTCGGCGGCCTCAGGCTTCCGGGTGACGAGACCGGCGACTGCAAGATGTTCACCGACAAGCTCGCAGAACTCTGCGTAGCGCGCGGCGTGACCTTCGAATACGGCTCGACCATCCGGCGCATCGTCAGGAACCGCAATCGCCTCACCAATGTGCTGACCGATCGCGGATGGAGGTCCGCGGACGCCTTCGTGATGGCGATGGGCAGCTATTCGGCGCAGTTCATGCGCTCGCTGGGGCGCCCAATTCCGGTCTATCCGGTCAAGGGCTATTCGATCACCGTGCCGATCAGCAATGCCGAGGCAGCACCGGTGTCGACCGTCATGGACGAGACCTACAAGGTGGCGATCACCAGGCTCGGCGACCGCATCCGCGTCGGCGGCACGGCGGAGATTTCGGGCTATGATCTTCGCTTGCAGGAATCGCGCCGCCGCACGCTCGAACACTCGGTCGGCGATCTCTTTCCCGGCAGCGGCGACCTCAAGGCGGCGAGCTTCTGGTGCGGCTTGCGGCCGATGACGCCGGACGGACCGCCCTTGATCGGGCAAAGCGAGGTCGCCAACCTCTTTCTCAACACCGGCCATGGCACGCTCGGCTGGACCATGGCTTGCGGCTCGGCCAAGGTGCTGGCCGACATCATGTCGAACCGGGTGCCGGAGATCAACGCGCGCGACCTCAGCCCGGAACGCTACCTCAAACCTATCTGA
- a CDS encoding phospholipase D-like domain-containing protein, producing the protein MKLGSAITRALLGLALAALASCAGMPGHSACAFFPGDGACGRLPVSVDSSGAEIAGAHYFAGDGNSAYDKQFQALLAQSRLDALDRANGTGRFGRDWRDVQNSGFHTTYATLQRLAKPLDDTELAPTRGKPGEGRFTGRWRMSRQTLYLDAAARPSAPKTFSFSGLQARSVEIVLRQAGQLQVDIGGTCNGPLAIRASGRSITVAAASPFHLSLPVAETSVSLFPDQALTRCDLRVGSTLAPAGAPLTLLREETADPWIAGLDSRYDRCPVPDPAGMEELDRVFYASRWLSQTCALALGSPTLLRKSRDGFNAKVEALLGRTLPDSAIDKADPELPLDFSSAPKLRLIYLSSLEFKADFSGRIMERLIRHHAALGTKVRILVTDVLEREKDDALLHRLAAEFPNVQLQEYRWQADHGAPFDEQISQLHKVHHIKMLATLAEEPGRSRVIIGGRNIHDGFLFHKPVDLTRYPDLEQYGKTDGFSLNYYSNWSDFDIEIADPATVETLAAHLSTIWLRDADTNLSRPFSIPVPGGSPRGVARHFISVPYEDGHALEAYFVELIDTAEHRIEIVNPYLNLTPDIARAIDRALARGVKIDVVGRIDLKGDIGGRFLTALNKLFVERYGDRIDIREFKAPDVVLHSKIMMIDERLVAISSVNLNNRSFFHDSENGMVVLDPAFYRRMKPVYEDYLAHSRPVATNVTIGWAYRLLFSDTWVRQAF; encoded by the coding sequence ATGAAGCTCGGGTCGGCCATAACCAGGGCGTTGCTTGGACTGGCGCTGGCAGCGCTTGCCAGTTGCGCCGGCATGCCTGGGCATTCGGCCTGCGCCTTCTTTCCGGGCGACGGCGCCTGCGGCCGCCTGCCGGTCTCGGTGGACAGCAGCGGCGCCGAGATAGCCGGAGCCCACTACTTCGCAGGCGACGGCAACAGCGCCTATGACAAGCAGTTCCAGGCGCTGCTCGCCCAAAGCCGCCTCGATGCGCTCGACCGCGCCAACGGCACCGGCCGTTTCGGCCGCGACTGGCGAGATGTCCAGAACAGCGGCTTCCACACGACCTATGCGACGCTGCAACGGCTCGCCAAACCGCTCGACGACACCGAGCTGGCGCCGACGCGAGGCAAGCCGGGCGAAGGCCGGTTCACCGGCCGTTGGCGCATGTCGCGCCAGACACTCTATCTCGATGCCGCCGCGCGGCCCTCGGCGCCCAAGACCTTCAGCTTCTCCGGCCTGCAGGCGCGCTCGGTCGAGATCGTGCTGCGCCAGGCGGGGCAACTGCAAGTCGACATCGGCGGCACCTGCAACGGCCCGCTCGCGATCCGCGCGTCGGGGCGATCCATCACCGTCGCCGCTGCCTCTCCATTCCATCTGAGCCTGCCCGTCGCCGAAACCTCCGTCAGCCTGTTTCCGGACCAGGCGCTGACCCGCTGCGATCTGCGCGTCGGCTCCACCCTGGCGCCGGCCGGCGCGCCGCTGACCCTGCTGCGCGAGGAGACCGCCGATCCCTGGATCGCGGGGCTCGACAGCCGCTACGACCGCTGTCCGGTGCCTGACCCGGCGGGGATGGAGGAACTCGACCGCGTCTTTTATGCCAGCCGCTGGCTGTCGCAGACCTGCGCGCTGGCGCTGGGGTCGCCGACCCTGTTGCGCAAATCGCGCGACGGCTTCAACGCCAAGGTCGAGGCCCTGCTCGGCCGGACGCTGCCCGACAGCGCCATCGACAAGGCCGACCCCGAACTGCCGCTCGATTTCTCAAGCGCGCCGAAACTCAGGCTGATCTATCTGTCGTCGCTGGAGTTCAAGGCGGATTTCTCCGGCCGCATCATGGAGCGGCTGATTCGCCATCACGCAGCACTTGGCACCAAGGTGCGCATCCTGGTGACCGACGTGCTGGAGCGTGAGAAGGACGACGCGCTGCTGCACCGGCTGGCGGCTGAGTTCCCCAACGTCCAACTACAGGAATATCGCTGGCAGGCGGACCACGGCGCGCCGTTCGACGAGCAGATCTCGCAGTTGCACAAGGTTCACCATATCAAGATGCTGGCGACGCTGGCCGAAGAGCCCGGTCGCTCGCGCGTCATCATCGGCGGGCGCAACATCCATGACGGCTTCCTGTTCCACAAGCCCGTCGACCTGACCCGCTATCCGGACCTGGAGCAATACGGCAAGACCGACGGCTTCTCGCTGAATTACTATTCCAACTGGAGCGACTTCGACATCGAGATCGCCGACCCGGCGACCGTCGAGACGCTGGCCGCGCATCTGTCCACAATCTGGCTGCGCGACGCCGACACCAACCTGTCGCGGCCGTTTTCCATTCCGGTTCCCGGTGGAAGCCCGCGCGGCGTGGCGCGGCATTTCATTTCCGTGCCCTACGAGGACGGGCACGCGCTGGAGGCCTATTTCGTCGAACTGATCGACACCGCCGAGCATCGCATCGAGATCGTCAATCCCTATCTCAACCTGACGCCGGATATCGCCCGGGCCATCGACCGGGCGCTGGCCAGGGGCGTGAAGATCGATGTCGTCGGCCGTATCGACCTCAAGGGCGACATTGGCGGCCGGTTCCTCACCGCGCTCAACAAGCTGTTCGTCGAGAGATATGGCGACCGCATCGACATCCGCGAGTTCAAGGCGCCGGATGTCGTGCTGCATTCCAAGATCATGATGATCGACGAACGGCTGGTCGCCATCTCCTCGGTCAACCTCAACAACCGCAGCTTCTTCCATGACTCGGAGAACGGCATGGTCGTGCTCGATCCGGCTTTCTACCGCCGCATGAAGCCGGTCTATGAAGACTACCTCGCCCATTCGCGCCCGGTCGCCACCAATGTCACCATCGGCTGGGCCTACCGGCTGCTGTTCAGCGACACCTGGGTCCGGCAGGCATTCTGA
- a CDS encoding LysR family transcriptional regulator has translation MNWDDVRIFLAVARAGQILGAAKRLELNHATVSRRIAALEEALRTKLFRRLTTGSELTPAGERFLDIAERMESDMIAARSTIAGEGDDVSGTVRIGAPDGFGVAFLAKRLGELTALHRELTIQLVPVPRSFSLSRREADIAITVERPSEGRLVAGKLVDYTLGLFASRAYAEANGLPKVPAELGRHTLIGYVPDLIVSPSLDYAAEFSPEWRTSFAISSALGQAEAVRSGAGIGILHTFVARSMPELVSVDIVAPIRRAYWLVYHESVRPLRRVQLVANFITKVVERERGLFV, from the coding sequence ATGAACTGGGATGACGTCCGCATCTTCCTTGCAGTCGCCCGCGCCGGCCAGATCCTCGGTGCGGCGAAACGCCTTGAGCTCAACCACGCCACCGTCTCGCGCCGCATCGCCGCGCTTGAAGAGGCGCTTCGCACAAAACTCTTCCGCCGCCTGACCACCGGCAGCGAGCTGACGCCGGCCGGCGAGCGCTTCCTAGACATAGCCGAGCGCATGGAGAGCGACATGATCGCCGCGCGCTCGACCATTGCCGGCGAGGGCGACGATGTTTCGGGCACGGTGCGCATCGGCGCGCCGGACGGATTTGGCGTCGCCTTCTTGGCAAAGCGGCTGGGCGAGCTGACTGCACTGCACCGCGAGCTCACCATCCAGCTGGTGCCGGTGCCGCGCTCCTTCTCGCTGTCCAGGCGCGAGGCCGATATTGCGATCACCGTCGAGCGGCCGAGCGAAGGGCGGCTGGTGGCGGGCAAGCTGGTCGACTACACGCTCGGCCTCTTCGCCTCCCGCGCCTATGCCGAAGCCAACGGTCTGCCGAAAGTGCCGGCCGAACTCGGCCGGCACACGCTGATCGGCTATGTGCCGGACCTCATCGTCAGCCCGTCGCTCGACTATGCCGCCGAGTTCAGCCCCGAATGGCGCACCAGCTTCGCCATCTCCTCGGCGCTCGGCCAGGCCGAGGCGGTGCGCTCCGGCGCCGGCATCGGCATCCTGCACACTTTCGTCGCCCGTTCGATGCCGGAGCTTGTGTCCGTCGACATCGTCGCGCCGATCCGCCGCGCCTACTGGCTGGTCTATCATGAATCGGTGAGGCCGCTGCGCCGCGTCCAGCTCGTCGCCAATTTCATCACCAAAGTGGTGGAACGCGAGCGCGGTCTTTTTGTCTAA
- a CDS encoding CoA-acylating methylmalonate-semialdehyde dehydrogenase: MIEYGHFIGGKRVAGTSGRKQDVMQPMDGTVRGTVALASQAELRAAVENAKAAQPKWAATNPQRRVRVLMKFLELVARDYDELADILAREHGKTIADARGDIQRGLEVVEVCIGAPHMMKGEFTDGAGPGIDVYSMRQPLGVVAGITPFNFPAMIPLWKIAPAIACGNAFILKPSERDPGVPIRIAELFIEAGLPAGILNVVNGDKEVVDAILDDPDIKAIGFVGSTPIAHYIYSRGTAAGKRVQCFGGAKNHMIIMPDADMDQTVDALIGAGYGSAGERCMAISVAVPVGNDTANRLMEKLVPRVESLKVGPSTDSAADFGPLVTAQALERVKGYVDIGVKEGAKLVVDGRGFKMQGYENGYYMGGCLFDNVTADMRIYKEEIFGPVLSVVRAPRYEDAIKLANDHEMGNGVAIFTRDGDAARDFASRVQVGMVGVNVPIPVPIAYYTFGGWKASSFGDLNQHGPDAFRFYTKTKTVTSRWPSGIKDGAEFVIPTMN, translated from the coding sequence ATGATCGAATACGGTCATTTCATCGGCGGCAAGCGTGTCGCCGGCACCAGCGGCCGCAAGCAGGATGTGATGCAGCCGATGGACGGCACCGTGCGCGGCACGGTGGCGCTTGCCTCGCAGGCGGAACTGCGCGCCGCGGTCGAGAATGCCAAGGCGGCGCAGCCGAAATGGGCCGCCACCAACCCGCAGCGCCGCGTGCGCGTGCTGATGAAATTCCTCGAGCTGGTCGCCCGCGACTATGACGAACTGGCCGACATCCTGGCGCGCGAGCACGGCAAGACGATCGCCGACGCGCGCGGCGACATCCAGCGCGGCCTCGAAGTGGTCGAGGTCTGCATCGGCGCACCGCACATGATGAAGGGCGAGTTCACCGACGGCGCCGGTCCCGGCATCGACGTCTATTCGATGCGCCAGCCGCTCGGCGTCGTCGCCGGCATCACGCCGTTCAACTTCCCGGCCATGATCCCGCTGTGGAAGATCGCGCCGGCCATCGCCTGCGGCAACGCCTTCATCCTGAAGCCGTCGGAGCGCGATCCGGGCGTGCCGATCCGTATCGCCGAACTGTTCATCGAGGCCGGCCTGCCGGCCGGCATCCTCAACGTCGTCAACGGCGACAAGGAAGTGGTCGACGCCATCCTCGACGATCCGGACATCAAGGCGATCGGCTTTGTCGGCTCGACACCGATCGCGCACTACATCTATTCGCGCGGCACCGCGGCCGGCAAGCGCGTGCAGTGCTTCGGCGGCGCCAAGAACCACATGATCATCATGCCCGACGCCGACATGGACCAGACGGTCGATGCGCTGATCGGCGCCGGCTACGGCTCGGCCGGCGAGCGCTGCATGGCGATCTCGGTGGCGGTGCCTGTCGGCAACGACACCGCCAACCGGCTGATGGAGAAGCTGGTGCCGCGCGTGGAAAGCCTGAAGGTCGGTCCGTCGACCGATTCGGCGGCCGATTTCGGCCCGCTGGTGACGGCACAGGCGCTGGAGCGCGTGAAGGGCTATGTCGATATCGGCGTCAAGGAGGGCGCCAAGCTCGTCGTCGACGGCCGCGGCTTCAAGATGCAGGGCTATGAGAACGGATACTATATGGGCGGCTGCCTGTTCGACAACGTGACGGCCGACATGCGCATCTACAAGGAAGAAATCTTCGGGCCGGTGCTGTCGGTGGTGCGCGCGCCGCGCTACGAGGATGCCATCAAGCTCGCCAACGACCACGAGATGGGCAACGGCGTCGCCATCTTCACCCGCGACGGCGATGCCGCGCGTGACTTCGCCAGCCGCGTTCAGGTTGGCATGGTCGGCGTCAACGTGCCGATCCCGGTTCCGATCGCCTATTACACCTTCGGCGGCTGGAAGGCATCGTCCTTCGGCGACCTCAACCAGCACGGTCCGGACGCGTTCCGCTTCTACACCAAGACCAAGACGGTCACGTCGCGCTGGCCGTCCGGGATCAAGGACGGTGCGGAATTCGTCATTCCGACGATGAACTAG
- a CDS encoding GntR family transcriptional regulator — protein sequence MIVTLELAPSSFVTEGALIERLGLGRTPVREAIQRLAWEGLLDIRPRAGIAVAPLHAGDWLRVLDARRGIEVVLARSAARFVTREAADLFHEAALAMQKAVISGNVLAFIQADKALDEALAIAADNPFAARVAAPLQTHSRRFWYRYKADTGLAESAEHHVALIRSILDGDEEGAAKDAKKLMALLRGHAEVAATR from the coding sequence ATGATCGTCACGCTTGAGCTGGCGCCGTCGAGCTTCGTCACCGAAGGCGCGCTGATCGAGCGGCTGGGTCTCGGACGCACCCCCGTGCGCGAGGCGATCCAGAGGCTCGCCTGGGAAGGCCTTCTCGACATAAGACCCCGCGCTGGCATCGCGGTCGCGCCGCTTCACGCCGGCGACTGGCTGCGGGTGCTGGATGCGCGGCGCGGCATCGAGGTGGTGCTCGCCCGCTCGGCCGCCCGCTTCGTCACGCGCGAGGCCGCCGACCTGTTCCACGAGGCGGCCCTGGCCATGCAGAAGGCGGTGATCTCCGGCAACGTGCTTGCCTTCATCCAGGCCGACAAGGCGCTCGACGAGGCGCTGGCAATCGCCGCCGACAACCCTTTCGCGGCGCGCGTGGCCGCCCCCTTGCAGACGCACAGCCGCCGCTTCTGGTATCGCTACAAGGCCGACACCGGGCTGGCCGAATCAGCCGAGCACCACGTGGCGCTGATCCGTTCCATCCTCGACGGCGACGAGGAAGGCGCCGCCAAGGACGCCAAGAAACTGATGGCGCTGCTGCGCGGTCATGCCGAGGTGGCCGCCACGCGCTGA